ACAgcgcatcacacacacagaatactGTTTGTTTGATAATGTTTTTACCTTTTCGACTCTGAATCCTCAGACCCAAGAGCCCAAGTTCCCCACTGTGGTCCCTGCAACGGACTTTGACCCTGACAGAGATGCTGCCAGAATCGAGACGGCCATCAAAACCAAAGGCAAGACTATAAAAACTGTGCATGGCTCTCAAAAACAGATTCAGTGCTTGGTACTGCAAGCTTCTCTCCAGTGGCTGGTATTTGTGAGTCAGCATCCTGGCTTAAAATCTTTTGACCGTGCTGGGAACATCTCCAAGTCTGTGCCTCAGTGTTGGCAGAGCATTGTTCTGGACCCTGGCTGAGAGCTGTTGGCAACAGTCTGACCGCCAACCCTCTGACAGTCCACCATTTTGTTGTAGTGACAAATGAGTTACGTGTggagagatttttcttttctagaGAGGGCGTGAGTGGGAAATACCTTGCGACCATGTTGAATTGAGCCTGTGATACTCTATACTGCATCTTGTTCTTCCTCTTAAAACTACTCAAGTCTAATGGCATCAGCTACAGTGCAGACTTGATACACACGCTTCCATCAATCATCTAACTCTGGTGAACTGTCTGACTAAGTCCACGTTCAGCTATGTGGCGTTATAGCCAGGTAACATTTTAACCCACAGTGCTCCGCAAGAGTAAGAATATTTTTCTTACTAAATAGTTCATTAAATCTAATCCTAAATATTCGTCAAATGTTTTATCTTGAAGCATCTTTTGTGTGCTAAATGTTTTGCAGTGTATACAgcatacaatttaaaaaaatatatataaaaacagaactTTGACTGAGCATCATGCAGCACCTTTAGCTGATGATTAGTTTTAATATCAAATTCCTTGTaactcatgttttatttccaaATTCTACTGTAATTTCATCAAAATAACTTCGATATAGTTTCATGAATACATTAAGAGGTTGAATTCCATCACTCATGTCTCACttagtgtgtctgtttgtctcttgtTCATTAGGAGTGGACGAGCAGACCATAATTGACGTCCTAACAAAACGGACCTACTCTCAAAGAAGAGACATCGCTTTTGCATATGAAAAGAGGGCGAAGAAggtactgtatatacagacgGGACGTGGAATAAACCCTGCACAGCTCTGATCATGTGCCGGGACACATTCAGTCCCATCTGGTGACACTGTTCCATTTGTTTTAAGGACATGATCTCAGCCCTGAAGGGGGCGCTGTCTGGTTCCCTGGAAACAGTGATCCTTGGACTGATGAGGAGCACGGCCCAATATGATGCCTCAGAAATCAGAGGATCAATCAAGGTGAGGGACGTGGAGTCAATGAATCACACTGAAGGATtacactgccctctagtggaaatgagaaaacatgCCTTTTTTTCTTGAGACATATAAAGATAGGTGGTGTGTCACTTTGAGAGACGTGTGTAATGAAgatttctgtctcttcaggGTTTAGGAACAGATGAGGAAACGCTGATTGAGATTTTGTGCTCACGCAGCAACGATGAGCTGGTGGAGATCAAGAAGGTTTACAAAGAGCGTAAGTTCATTTAACTCTGAATGTGGAGCTCAGGTCAAAGTGACACATTTTGTaccaaaagaaaaatgaagcaACTTTGTGTCCACATGCTACAGTGTATGTCCTTTAGAGACAGAATCACTTGCTGCACCTGCTGTCTGCACCCTCTGTAAGTGTGGCATTGTGTACAATGTTATTTCAGattattataacatttattcatattttctctcACTGTGTCGCTAACTCCTGCACATCACAGTGTGTTGGTCACTTCTGCTACAACATGAGCAAATGATTCTGCTCTGAGGGCCTTAGAGCTGATATTGGAAGATACTTAgccacagagaagaggaggatatTTAAGAATATGAGGataatgtagaaataaattCTGAATATGAAAGcaaatttttatttaaacttttgtCTTATACCCGGTGTTCAAAGAGTTATGTGTTTGCTGTGGGTATGGAGCTGaatctaaaatgaaaatgttgtttcCCCACAGTGTTTAAGAAGGATCTGGATAAAGATGTCGCAGGTGACACCTCTGGGAATTTTGCTAAGCTGCTCTTGGCTCTGGTGCAGGTGAGATCTGGCAACATCTGTCATTATACTGTGTGCATTAAATAAAACTGCATGTTGAAACTGACCTGAGTCATGTTTTATTCCTGCGCAGACCAAGAGAGCTGAACCATCCTCTATTGTAGACTTTGAAAAGGTCGATCTAGATGCCAGAGTAAGTTgccattttctctttgtctggATAGATTAACTAATTAATTTtaagtgtttacattttataataaaatatacaatattcaGCATCATTGAAATGttaatgtgttcattgttttgaTCAGGAAAAGACTTTCCAAACATTGATATTGTAAATAAACCTCAGGCTTCCACTGTTATAATCCtgacaataaatatttattttgaagattTACTCTTGTCCTTCATCTCTTTACACTGTTTTATCCAAACCACAATGTTATGATGGTTATTTGATTCAAGTTGGATGTAGAAACTGTTTGAATATGAACAATTTATTGACTTCATTGGACTATTCTTAAAATATGTGTCATGTGTTTGGCCAGTGTCCCACTTTACCCCTATATATGAAAATAAggagttgtttttatttaaccaaACTAAATGATGGGGAATCTAcggcaacaacaacacacattcagAAATTAGAGTTAATTTAACAATAATTGTTGAACCAGTTATTTTCATTGCAGACTTGTTTACTGGTGTTTTGTTGATTTAACTCAGGCGCTCTACGAGGCTGGGATAAAGAATAGAGGAACGGATGTGGCGACCTGGATCTCCATCATGTCTGAGAGAAGTGTGCCACACCTGCAAAGAGGTGCCACACCCTGTTCACATGTGGAATCATTAAGTGTTGGTTATTGCTTTGTTTTAATGCCTTCATCATCTGCTTGTTAGTGTTTCAGAGATACAAGAGCTACAGCCCCTATGACATGCAGGAGAGTATCGTGAAGGAAGTCAAAGGAGACTTGCAAAGGTCCTTTCTGGTGCTAGGTACATTTATCTTGTATCAgtaattgtaattttaatagatgaaaattatgttttaaattgGTCATCACCATATTCATATTATATAGTTAATATACaaattgtattgttgtgtatatttactctggttttattttgtttcagttcagtgctttgaaaacaaacagctgtaCTTTGCCAAGAGACTGAATGAAGCCATGAAGGTAGTTACAGcgctcttctctttcctccagtTGTaacttggcttttttttttaaagcccacactttctttctttctttttccggAACAAATGTAAGAAGTACATCTGTTtgtgaaaattacattttgcttCAGGATCACAGAATCCAAAGTTGGCAAAAAGTCATCTTACAGCAGCGTTGCATCAGCTGCTGTAGTTAAGTATAGAACGTGTACGACTTCAGTAAGTGCTGACTTGTGCTCGTCTGCGCAGAGCAAAGGAGCCAAAGAGAAGATGGTGACCAGAATCATTGTGTCACGCTGCGAGGTGGACCTGAAGAAGATCTGCTCCGAATTCAAGACCAACTTTGGACAGACTCTGCAAAGGACTATTCTGGTAAATGAATAATTCAACCGGCCTTAGATCCATTACTGACTTACAGACTTGCTCTGTCATGCAGCTCCTCTAAcctgctctgtgtctgcaggaacACACCAAGGGAGACTACCAGAAGGCAATGCTCAGCCTGTGTGGACCAGAGCAGTAGAAATCAATCATCAGTATCAAAAGGGTCTCACTTTTCCACACTGGAGAGGTGAATATCACACTTAAGAGGAAACTCTGCGGCTAAAGCCCATCCCagttattacacacacacacacacacacacacacacacacacttaaaggcAACATTCAAGAGGATAACGTTTTTGCTATATGAAGAATCTGTATTACAGCTTATGTTTGTCAGAACAAACTGGAAATGAAGTTGCATTGTTGAAGTATGAAAGCCATCTTAGTTTGGTCTTACTTAGTGTTTCCATAGTTTTCCACTAGAGGGCGCTGTAGGAGCATTAAAAACAGCAGTCGGAGGCTCCAGCCCGTCTGTGTGGCCTCATAACATCTGATGCCTGTGATGAAAAGCagaaaagtttaaatataatgaaatatttcatcTCCAGTTGCTGTTTTCATTGTATGCTTTTCCTGCTAATTAGAAGTCGTaagtaaagtgaaaataaaaagatcgAAGTACTatagatattttatttacacaagataaaaataatgttttttgtttcttgtcatcttgacatttaaaaactcGTAGTTTAAATTACTGCTGTGAAATTTAAAACTTCATGTGTGTAAAAGGATTCATGATTTTATGAATACAGTCTCTTGATCCATGCAGCATCTTTTCATACAAATAaatctttctcattttccacTTTGAGGTTCCATCAAGATGATTTAATCAttagtgtgtttttctgtgtttgtttggtgctaatattttaattaaaaatgttaattttacCTCTGGCAACGATGATTTGCATAACCACTAAACAAGCATCTATACAGTGTATTTCTGCTGTTTAGTTTGTGGTCTCTCAGGATGGAGAAGTAACCACCACAGTGTTGTCAAGGCATTTCTACTGAAGTATAAGGAAAAAATGGCCCCAAAAGGCAAGAGCAGTACTGCTGATCTACGcagtgatgaggaagaggatgtgAGGGGGAAACACGGACCCAATAATCTAAAGAAAATGAAGTGGTGTACTGTAACTCAAATATGAAAGCAGATCATCTATTATTGGGGGAGAAATTGCCTGATAAAATAATGCTTCTGTCTAATATTTTCACTGGTTGAGTAGCTAGGGAGATAAATGGCATAAATTTTTAACAAGGCGCTGGATTTATGATCATTTTGTAATAATATTGATGAGAACATTAGCCCTTTGTGATGGTTTATGTTTATtggcaataaaaaaataaaatatagtgtAAAAGAAGGTAAAACAGTATTTTTCAAAGAAGGAAGTGGGATTTATGCGTGAATATGGTGACAGATTAATCTCTGCATCATAAAGAGGAAAGTAGCACcatatttttccctttttatatGGATGTACAACATGCTGTTCTGTTCAAGGCCAGCCCACAGGGACCTGCAGCAAACCCAAGGGGAACTCTCCTCTCGATTGAAACGATGCAATTTACTGTCCCAAACGCTGGCACTTCATCATTCAGAGGACTTTAACCCCATGAATGTCAAACACAGAGCATTCTGGGAAGGAGATGGAATACCTTGCATTACCATAACAACTAGAGCCAAATGACGATCACTCACGAGCCTAAAAGGTGAAGAATAATACCATATAATCACCCAGTAACGTTTGAATTTGAGGATATATCAatgagatcttttttttttttttatcttaataaTCTAATATACCAACAGTGAACCAGTGACCAGTCCCAGCTGTTGGTTCACTGTGTCCTGGTGGTTTTAAAGGTCAGACAAATCTCGTTCTGTTTTTCCAGCACTTGTCCCAGTTAGATCGAACATgtggaaccccccccccacctcctcgcTTCACCTCAGAGACAAAGCCTGGGCGGCGCTGCAGGCATCCAGCAGCATTAAAGTTTCACAGTACAGCTGTAGAGCTGCTGCCGGCCCGCCAGACATACCAACTGCACACTGGGAAGGTATTAGTTTGtgctttttattaattcattacaTTGAGCAGAACTCGCAACTTAGAGAAACGACAGCTTCTTAACGTTCCTTCtcatctttccctctctctccttgacACGTGTGAACCTGGCTCAGTATTTCTGTGCAGAGCACCAAAGGGTATTTAATTATAGAGTAGTAGGCCACCAAGGTCTGCTTTTAattgtgtgcatctgtgagtgtgtgtgcatctgtgtgtgtgtgtttgcctgcagCTCTATAGGTCGCAGGCATACTCCTAAATGAGAACTCCTACAGGCTCAGCTGGAAGACCTGCTCCCTCAACACATCTTCAGAGCCGCAAGAGCCCGAGTTTGATTAATATTTTcttaattatcattatttaattcAGCAAAACCACAGCTTCTCAGTGAAAGCGTGGCCTTTGTCTCTGTGATGCTGCAAATCCTAGCTCATTAAGGCCATGCACAGATCCTGTATATGGTAAATAAGAGGCTGTGTCTCAACGTAGCCGCCCCAGGGAAAGTTGGCACCACAATGAAGGACATCTCCTTCTGAAGAATGGCGCTCTGCTGATGTTTCTCCCCGCTCAGACCGCAGAGCTGGATCCTCTGCCTCTGGCAGCGTTAGGCCCGCTTCCTTTCATGAGGCTCAAACTGAGACAACAGCGCAGGAAGACGAGCGATGTGCACTCGTCATGCCATCAGGCTGCCTCCTTTGTGCGGCAGACTGGTGATTGAAACAACACAAGAGAGCAGAAAAAGGCCTGTCTCCTCTCAGGCTCTGGCTGCAGTCAGTCCATCTGCagacgagagaaaaaaaaagacacatcgAGAAGTTTATAAAAGAGCTTTGTGGACATGCAACACAATTTATGTCTTTGAAGAGTTCAGCTTCTGTCATCTTGAGGATTTCAACAAGGTTGTATACGAAGTGCACTGCTTCATTTCAGCCTGTTTCACACAGAATGTACACACAGTGTGCAGTTTATTAGCCGCACATTAAATCAATCACGTCTGGTTCGAGTCACAATCCAGTTTGTTAAAAAGCACGCCCGGAGACATGACTAGATTTTATGTAGTTTATCAGATCAGCAGTATTTGCAGCTCAGGGCTGGACGGGATGCTGAGTTTTCTCTTTGCTTGAAGCCTCCTCTCCATTTCCATGTGCTGAGGGGATGAAGAATACCCTGTGGCTGGTTAACCTACATGCTTTCTACCTTCGATATATCCACTGTCTCCTACAGCTGCTCCACACACCATTCTCATCCCCTGAGCCTATTCTGCCACACGCCACTCACACAGGAGGGAGTTTTCTGTCAGAGAGCCGCGCTGAGATTGTAGTGATCCACTTGTTTTTGATCAAATGTCTGACACTGGATGCAAGGCTTCTGCTTCATGTCATACaggatgtttgtgtgcatactgtgtgtgtacagtttaATCTTTTGATGGGGCTTCGTGGCCTCCAGCCAGATGCACTAATGATAATTTTCTGTGAAGTGCTTGTAATGGTCTGGCCCTGGCTTCAGCGGCCCGTCCGTTGTTTGCACATGCCAGCGGATCAGTTTGGGTGTGTGTACTTTGCTGCGATGATGATAATATACCAGGAAGTGTAAGAGGGAAGATGGTCTTCATCAGGGTGGcatattaatgtttatttacacCATGGCTAATAAGATGTGTGCTCTGCATCTAGGTGAGACAGAATGATGGCGAGTAATTAAACTGCTTTGCTTTAGATTCATCCATTATCCATACTCAAGCCTGCATacataatgtaataatgtaaaataagGCTTGTAGCAGCAGCGGACGAGGTGACCATTCCGAGGTGTTTTCATCCTCGGAGCATGGTGTAAATCACCGTGGTGTGTCACTGTGTGCAGAATGTATAGAGATCAGGATGATAAATTTGGGAATTGTCAAAATATGTGTTGAGACGTGAGTGAGATATGACCCTTTGCATAATGCAGTGTTGCAAGAACACAAACAGGCCGACAAGACTCATTTGTGTTGCAGCGTTTAGCTTTCAGCCTCTAACCTGTTGGTGGGTGGGGATTGAATGAGTGGGTCCCTAATCCATATTAGCATGATGCTTAATCCCATCTCAGGCAGACCCCATCACCAATGTCCTTGTGGAACTAGCCACTggaccctacacacacacagactcacacacacacacacacacacacacacacacacacacaaacatagccTCACCTTCATGCAATAGATATTGAAATCAGCTAGGCAGACACTCAAGCATGAACCAAATGTCAGCGACAAGCcacagggagagaagaggagcccATGTTAATTATTACAAAGAGAATTCACACTGTTTCACCTGCGAGACATGACGTCCAGGATATCTGTGGATCATgaagtcattttcttttcttccctctggtGGATAAACCAAGAGGAGACGCAATTTCAATGAGTAGGTCTTTAAAAGCAGTGATTAACTGTGTGATGGATGTGGTGGGTTTTTTCTGCAATCTTCTGCTCATCTCTAGAACTGTGTACTTCTCTAAAGCGAAGCATAATGATTTTGTGAGAGAAGCTGAGTTTATCCACTGAAAGATCAGCGAGTTAGAGAAAACTGCAGAGTTCTTTTGTTCATCAGGATGTCACGGAATTGCAGATATTGTTTGAACCCGCACGGTGAAGCTCTGACAGGAGAAATGCAAAGTTTTGAAAAGGTGTCTACAAATTTCTTCCCTCTGCACCACTTCTCTCTCATTTGGTTTTTGAacgtgtggaaaaaaaactgccctcctcctcctcctcctcctcctcttcttctgacAACACGTTTCCCATGTGACACTTAACCTTTGGAGATTTTCCATTCTCTCTGATCATTCACTGTTTGGTTCATGTTAATTAACCCTGGAGCACAGCAGAGAGACACCGGCTTTGAAgcagaagaataaaaaagagagagagacagaagtaaaagcagaaatgatattgttggtttttctattttttttatatggTGATTAATTTCCCTATGCATGTGAGTTTCTTGGTGTTACAGAGGAGGGTGAGTGGCGTGGGTGTTGGAAAGGGTGGAAGACGGTTAATGTCGCTGTCATTGTTACTTCCTCTCCCTGTGAGGAAGTTGGCTGGAGCGGCCTGACCTCCCTCAGGTGGCCATGGatatggaaatcagttcagaaATAGCACACAAGATGGATTTTGCAACCTTCAGCTtgcttgaaaaaaagaaaaaggatgtttgtctgtttcttttgaTTCTTTTTTGGCTCCTGGCAAAAATTGTCTTTTCTGTGCTCGCTTGAATTACTCAAAGCACGTCTCTCGGTGAAAAGTGCCACTGGTGGCAGGCAGAGCAAAATTGCCTGAGCCCAGAGAATCTGCTGTGCATGTGAAATGATTTTGTTAACTGTTATCTCGTCTCTACTGGTTAGAGAGGTGCTCGGAGTGAAGAGCATGAGTGTACAGCAGGATCTAACCTCTGGCCTTCATGCCTCCTGTCATCATCAGCCATGTTACAGCTAAAAATATACTATCAGGTGACATGCAGTACATTTACTCTGGCATGTTGAACTCTGAAaggctttttttctccccctctctcaaaAGAACCTTTTTCTGAAAGCGGCAATGGGTTGAAATCCACCACTCCCAAACAGTGGAAATATTCATGAGGCAATCCGCTGGAGAAGACGAGCCACAGCACAACCAGAGGCTTTATTCTGCATGTTCTCGGGGCAAATCTGTTCCTGTGCTTTCTATCTGACGCTTGTCTAAAGCACataacaaagacaggaagtgtgatTAGCCATGGAGAATAGGAGTACAGCGCTCCCTCCAGGATAAGTCTTGAGGTGGGACTGATCAAAGCTATGcccagagacagagggagactgAAGCAGCACTTTTTCAATGGCTATCTCTGCCTTAAGACAcaagaggggaggggagggtggggggggctcTATACATATTTCCTTTTCAACGTCTACATCGGAAAGTTGTTAATATTTTCTTGCAGTAGATTACAAAACAATCATTTCAACAAACTGCAAACAGAACAGAAATTCGTATTTGTCTTTTGCAATCAGACTTTTTCTAAATTACATGAATCCTCAGTAGGTTTCCATTGCAGTAAATGTTTGCAAATATCCAGTTTATAATTTTTTCTCTCATCAGTATTTTGCATATCTACAGTGCAGTCTTCCGTTTTACGATACTGACATCATGGGGCACAGTGAGCTCACATTCATAATACAGATAAGAAATGTCACACATGCCAACTTTATGAGTTGTGCGTCCTTTTAAGTTTGCCCGGTGTCTTtagtggaggagaaaaagag
This genomic interval from Paralichthys olivaceus isolate ysfri-2021 chromosome 7, ASM2471397v2, whole genome shotgun sequence contains the following:
- the anxa2a gene encoding annexin A2a — translated: MAMVSEFLGQLSLNVGTQEPKFPTVVPATDFDPDRDAARIETAIKTKGVDEQTIIDVLTKRTYSQRRDIAFAYEKRAKKDMISALKGALSGSLETVILGLMRSTAQYDASEIRGSIKGLGTDEETLIEILCSRSNDELVEIKKVYKELFKKDLDKDVAGDTSGNFAKLLLALVQTKRAEPSSIVDFEKVDLDARALYEAGIKNRGTDVATWISIMSERSVPHLQRVFQRYKSYSPYDMQESIVKEVKGDLQRSFLVLVQCFENKQLYFAKRLNEAMKSKGAKEKMVTRIIVSRCEVDLKKICSEFKTNFGQTLQRTILEHTKGDYQKAMLSLCGPEQ